The following coding sequences are from one Gossypium hirsutum isolate 1008001.06 chromosome A12, Gossypium_hirsutum_v2.1, whole genome shotgun sequence window:
- the LOC107938606 gene encoding uncharacterized protein translates to MKLVWSPETASKAYLETVKSCRIFNDSGVAEFLSAMAAGWNTKLIVESWSYGGPVATSIGLAVAARHTSGRHVCIVQDERSKSSYVEAMAVAGVPSTVIVGDAEEAMEGLSGIDFLVVDSKRKDFARVLRYAKLSHKGAILACKNACRRAISGFRWNRVLGKGTRVVRSVVLPVGQGLDIAHIGADGGVVGYKNSSSRWIKHIDQRSGEEHFFRG, encoded by the exons ATGAAGCTGGTTTGGTCGCCAGAAACAGCTTCAAAAGCTTACCTAGAAACTGTTAAATCA TGTCGTATTTTCAACGACTCTGGAGTTGCTGAGTTCTTATCGGCGATGGCGGCGGGTTGGAACACTAAGCTAATCGTCGAATCATGGTCATACGGTGGTCCTGTAGCTACAAGCATCGGCCTCGCCGTAGCAGCCCGTCACACGAGCGGTAGGCACGTGTGCATAGTCCAAGACGAACGATCGAAATCGAGCTACGTTGAGGCCATGGCGGTGGCCGGGGTGCCGTCAACAGTGATCGTCGGCGACGCGGAGGAAGCTATGGAAGGGTTATCGGGCATTGACTTCCTCGTCGTTGACTCGAAACGGAAGGATTTCGCTAGGGTTTTGAGGTATGCTAAATTGAGTCATAAGGGTGCGATTTTGGCATGCAAGAATGCATGTAGAAGGGCCATTTCAGGGTTCAGGTGGAATAGGGTGCTTGGTAAAGGAACACGTGTCGTGAGATCAGTGGTTTTACCCGTGGGGCAGGGACTGGATATTGCTCATATAGGGGCTGATGGTGGTGTTGTGGGGTACAAGAACAGTTCTAGCCGTTGGATTAAACATATCGATCAACGATCAGGAGAGGAGCATTTTTTTCGAGGCTAA